One genomic region from Thermodesulfobacteriota bacterium encodes:
- a CDS encoding F0F1 ATP synthase subunit gamma, whose translation YVEVRLFKALLETAASEHGARMTAMDSASKNASEMIGSLTLKYNRARQAAITTELMEIIGGAEALK comes from the coding sequence GTATGTGGAGGTAAGGCTCTTCAAGGCGCTCCTCGAGACCGCCGCGAGCGAGCACGGCGCGAGGATGACCGCCATGGACTCGGCCTCCAAGAACGCCTCGGAGATGATAGGCTCTCTCACGCTCAAGTACAACAGGGCCCGCCAGGCGGCCATTACCACCGAGCTTATGGAGATAATAGGGGGCGCCGAAGCGCTCAAGTGA
- the atpD gene encoding F0F1 ATP synthase subunit beta, producing MGEGKGKKGKKIEGKVTQVIGPVLDIVFPPGQLPAIYNAIKLSNPSISDKEWNLVAEVAQHLGENTVRCIAMDATEGLVRGTAAIDTGEGIKIPVGKAVLGRIMNVIGEPVDEMGPIESEKTYPIHRPAPSFAEQSTTLEVFETGIKVVDLLTPYLKGGKIGLFGGAGVGKTVLIMELINNVAQQHGGFSVFGGVGERTREGNDLWLEMKESGVIDKASLVYGQMNEPPGARARVALSALTAAEYFRDEEGQDVLLFIDNIFRFVQANSEVSALLGRIPSAVGYQPTLSTDVGELQERITSTTKGSITSVQAIYVPADDLTDPAPATTFAHLDATTVLSRQIAELGIYPAVDPLDSTSRILDPQIVGDEHYAVARGVQQILQKYKDLQDIIAILGMDELSEDDKLVVTRARKIQRFLSQPFFVAEQFTGTPGKYVSIKDTVKAFKEISEGEHDDKPEQAFYMVGTLEEAAEKAEKLRAGG from the coding sequence ATGGGAGAGGGAAAGGGAAAAAAGGGAAAAAAAATAGAGGGGAAGGTAACGCAGGTAATAGGGCCGGTGCTGGACATAGTGTTCCCGCCCGGGCAACTGCCGGCGATATATAACGCCATAAAGCTCTCGAACCCGAGCATAAGCGACAAGGAGTGGAACCTCGTCGCCGAAGTCGCCCAGCACCTCGGAGAGAATACCGTAAGGTGCATCGCCATGGACGCCACCGAGGGGCTCGTACGCGGCACGGCGGCTATCGATACCGGCGAGGGCATCAAGATCCCGGTCGGAAAAGCCGTTCTCGGGAGGATCATGAACGTCATAGGCGAGCCGGTCGACGAGATGGGTCCCATCGAGAGCGAGAAGACCTACCCCATCCACCGTCCCGCCCCGAGCTTCGCCGAGCAGTCGACCACGCTCGAGGTCTTCGAGACCGGCATCAAGGTCGTCGACCTTCTGACCCCGTATCTGAAAGGCGGGAAGATAGGTCTCTTCGGAGGGGCGGGCGTGGGCAAGACCGTCCTCATAATGGAGCTCATAAATAACGTCGCCCAGCAGCACGGCGGCTTCTCGGTCTTCGGAGGGGTCGGCGAGAGGACAAGGGAGGGCAACGACCTCTGGCTCGAGATGAAGGAGAGCGGGGTTATAGACAAGGCCTCTCTCGTCTACGGCCAGATGAACGAGCCTCCGGGCGCGAGGGCAAGGGTCGCGCTATCGGCGCTTACCGCGGCCGAGTACTTCAGGGACGAAGAAGGGCAGGACGTGCTGCTCTTCATAGACAACATATTCCGCTTCGTGCAGGCCAACTCCGAGGTCTCGGCCCTTCTGGGGCGCATCCCTTCTGCCGTCGGATACCAGCCGACTCTCTCCACCGACGTCGGTGAGCTTCAGGAGAGGATTACCTCGACCACCAAGGGCTCGATCACCTCGGTCCAGGCCATATACGTCCCGGCCGACGACCTTACCGACCCGGCCCCGGCAACGACCTTCGCGCACCTGGACGCAACGACCGTCCTCTCGCGTCAGATTGCCGAGCTCGGCATATACCCAGCCGTCGACCCGCTCGACTCGACCTCCCGGATCCTCGACCCGCAGATAGTCGGAGACGAGCACTACGCCGTCGCCAGAGGCGTACAGCAGATACTCCAGAAGTATAAGGACCTCCAGGACATAATCGCCATCCTCGGCATGGACGAGCTCTCCGAGGACGACAAGCTCGTCGTCACAAGGGCGAGGAAGATACAGAGGTTCCTGAGTCAGCCCTTCTTCGTGGCCGAGCAGTTCACCGGCACGCCCGGCAAGTACGTGAGCATAAAGGATACGGTAAAGGCCTTTAAGGAGATAAGCGAGGGTGAGCACGACGACAAGCCCGAGCAGGCCTTCTATATGGTCGGTACCCTGGAGGAGGCCGCCGAAAAGGCCGAGAAGCTCAGGGCCGGGGGCTAA